One region of Marivirga arenosa genomic DNA includes:
- a CDS encoding iron-containing alcohol dehydrogenase: protein MNSFEFKNPTKIIFGEGEIKKLSDNIPADSHILLAYGGGSINKNGIYDQVVEATKDFKVTEFSGIEPNPHFETLMKAVEIIRNEKIDFILAVGGGSVIDGCKFLSAATFYDGDEWDIVAKGLARKQEKVLPFGTVLTLPATGSEMNSGSVVTKASTQEKRTFGGPQYFPVFSICDPTVIKSLPKRQIANGVVDAFTHTLEQYLTYKHDAILQDRIAEGILQTLIEIGPKVMEDPADYKAASNFMWSATMALNGILRLGVPTDWATHMIAHELTALHGIDHARTLAIIAPNLYKKLFDDKKEKLVQYGKRVWGLSGESEIEIAEKAIEMTVSFFQSLGIDTKLSDYTSQYEATPQTVYDRFKERKWLGLGERQKVGPEIAKEIVEMSI from the coding sequence ATGAACTCATTTGAATTTAAAAATCCTACTAAGATAATTTTTGGAGAAGGTGAAATAAAAAAGCTTTCTGATAATATACCTGCAGATAGCCATATTTTACTAGCATATGGAGGTGGAAGTATTAATAAAAATGGCATTTATGATCAGGTAGTTGAAGCTACTAAAGATTTTAAGGTGACTGAATTTTCTGGTATAGAGCCTAATCCACATTTTGAAACCTTAATGAAGGCAGTTGAAATCATACGAAATGAAAAAATTGATTTCATTTTAGCTGTTGGTGGTGGATCCGTGATCGATGGATGTAAATTCTTATCTGCAGCAACTTTTTATGATGGAGATGAATGGGATATAGTGGCAAAAGGTCTCGCACGAAAACAAGAGAAAGTTTTACCGTTTGGTACAGTTTTAACTTTACCTGCTACAGGATCTGAAATGAATTCCGGATCAGTGGTGACGAAAGCTTCTACACAGGAGAAAAGAACTTTTGGAGGGCCACAATATTTCCCGGTTTTCTCAATTTGTGATCCTACTGTGATAAAATCTTTACCAAAACGACAAATAGCAAACGGAGTGGTAGATGCTTTCACTCATACTCTAGAGCAATATCTTACTTACAAACATGATGCTATTTTGCAGGACAGAATAGCGGAAGGTATTTTACAAACTTTAATTGAGATTGGTCCAAAGGTTATGGAGGATCCAGCGGACTATAAAGCAGCATCTAATTTCATGTGGTCAGCCACTATGGCATTAAATGGAATACTTAGATTAGGAGTTCCTACAGACTGGGCTACTCATATGATAGCTCATGAGTTAACTGCTCTGCATGGAATTGATCACGCTAGAACATTAGCCATTATTGCTCCAAATCTTTACAAGAAATTGTTTGACGATAAAAAGGAGAAATTAGTGCAATATGGTAAAAGAGTATGGGGGTTAAGTGGTGAATCTGAAATTGAAATAGCCGAAAAAGCTATTGAAATGACCGTCTCTTTTTTCCAATCTCTTGGAATAGATACAAAACTTTCTGATTACACATCACAGTATGAAGCAACTCCTCAAACTGTGTATGATAGATTTAAGGAAAGAAAATGGTTAGGTTTGGGTGAGAGACAAAAAGTAGGTCCAGAAATAGCGAAAGAAATAGTTGAAATGAGTATTTAA